The Polycladomyces zharkentensis genome window below encodes:
- a CDS encoding response regulator, with protein sequence MSNPNKKVLVVDDQYGIRVLLKEVFSRDGFSIYQAADGKAALEIIQSERPDLILLDMKMPGMDGIELLRQLRPIHPTAKVIMMTAYGELDMVAEASKLGALAHFTKPFDIEELRSEVIKQLAS encoded by the coding sequence TTGTCCAATCCGAATAAAAAGGTATTGGTGGTAGATGACCAATACGGCATACGGGTGCTGTTGAAAGAAGTGTTTTCACGGGACGGTTTTTCCATCTATCAAGCCGCCGATGGCAAAGCGGCTTTGGAGATCATTCAGAGCGAGCGTCCGGATCTGATTTTGTTGGACATGAAAATGCCGGGTATGGACGGTATCGAACTCTTGCGTCAGCTGCGCCCGATCCATCCCACGGCCAAAGTGATCATGATGACGGCATACGGCGAGCTGGATATGGTTGCAGAAGCATCCAAACTGGGGGCGCTTGCCCATTTTACCAAGCCGTTTGATATCGAAGAGCTTCGTTCAGAGGTAATTAAACAGTTGGCGTCTTGA